From one Idiomarina sp. X4 genomic stretch:
- a CDS encoding ABC transporter ATP-binding protein — MSTLLNLESVSIELSGNRIVDQLSLSLAPGDIGCLLGPSGCGKTTLLRAIAGFNPVSSGKISLHDKVVSSNSTQLATEKRNIGMMFQDFSLFPHLTVEQNIRFGIEDWSQSEQEQRVKELLLRIDLNGYQKRYPHELSGGQQQRIALARALAPRPQLMLLDEPFSSLDAELREILAHDVRHLLKEENITALLVTHDQQEAFAMADKAGVMYSGQLLQWETPYELYHEPTHELVADFIGRGVLLQGEVKDHKLHSAFGIIEHDDIKKHPNMLVNFLVRPDDIVLNKDSAMKAIVVGKGFRGSHYLYTLELSDTSRVLAVGPSHQPLDDGATVGIDVDFDHLVVFDASLCELPD, encoded by the coding sequence ATGAGTACTTTACTGAATCTCGAATCAGTCAGTATCGAGCTTTCTGGCAACCGTATTGTTGATCAGCTCAGTTTATCTCTTGCGCCCGGCGATATTGGCTGTCTATTAGGCCCTAGCGGCTGTGGCAAGACCACCTTGCTGCGAGCTATTGCCGGTTTTAACCCGGTGTCTTCAGGGAAAATATCCTTGCACGACAAAGTTGTTTCTAGCAATTCAACGCAGTTAGCAACAGAAAAACGCAATATCGGCATGATGTTTCAAGACTTCTCGTTATTTCCCCACTTGACGGTTGAGCAGAACATTCGTTTTGGCATAGAAGACTGGAGTCAGTCAGAGCAAGAACAGCGCGTCAAAGAACTCTTGTTGCGTATCGACTTAAATGGCTATCAGAAACGGTATCCCCATGAGCTGTCAGGTGGTCAGCAGCAGCGTATCGCGCTCGCCAGAGCACTGGCGCCGAGACCGCAGCTCATGCTTTTGGATGAGCCATTTTCCAGTTTGGACGCTGAATTGCGCGAGATTCTGGCGCACGACGTTCGCCACTTATTAAAAGAGGAAAACATCACGGCACTGTTAGTTACTCACGACCAACAGGAAGCGTTTGCGATGGCTGACAAGGCCGGCGTTATGTACTCTGGTCAATTATTACAGTGGGAAACACCCTACGAACTTTACCATGAACCAACCCATGAGTTAGTCGCCGATTTTATTGGCCGCGGTGTGCTGCTACAGGGTGAAGTAAAAGACCACAAGCTGCACAGCGCCTTCGGTATTATTGAGCACGACGATATTAAGAAACACCCCAATATGCTGGTCAACTTTCTGGTTCGCCCGGACGACATTGTTCTGAACAAAGACAGTGCCATGAAAGCCATTGTTGTTGGTAAAGGCTTTCGCGGCTCACACTACCTTTATACGCTAGAGCTGTCAGATACCAGCCGCGTACTGGCCGTAGGTCCTTCTCATCAACCTCTCGATGATGGTGCAACCGTAGGAATAGACGTAGACTTTGACCATTTAGTAGTTTTTGACGCATCATTGTGTGAATTGCCTGATTAA
- a CDS encoding ABC transporter permease: MSRGTLLLFAVAVLIGLPLIVVALSLLNPQWDILSHLWQTVIPEYISHSLILLICVGLGVTVLGVSTAWCISQYDFPGWRYLSWGLLLPLAMPAYITAYTYTGLLDYAGPVQQLIRQVFNVSIGDYWFPNIRSLGGAVFVLCVVLYPYVYLITRAAFMQQSTAAFESARTLGAGSFKSFWRVAMPLARPAIATGVTLALMETLADYGTMEYFGVTVFTTGIFRTWYGIGDAQGALQLSALLLIFVIVLIMIERYSRRRARFYQQRSSNRTPQRRPLKGWRAGLASFICWLPVILGFLIPASQLLWWSVEKSDIWLEASFWVLTGNTLWLGLLAACITVLLALWLAYGRRRHPTRPLRAAITLAGMGYAIPGIVIAVGLLSPLAWFDHQIIAASKWLFDVNPGLIFSGTVIALLFAYSVRFLSVSLQTVSSGLEQITPQMDDSARTLGASGRRILWKVHLPLLKSPLLAALILVLVDVMKELPATLVLRPFDFNTLAVRAFEMASDERLADAGPPALMIVAVGLIPVMMLSRALRNKSIKTGD, from the coding sequence ATGAGCCGTGGCACGCTGTTACTTTTTGCCGTGGCGGTATTAATAGGGCTACCGCTTATTGTGGTGGCCCTATCTTTATTGAATCCGCAGTGGGATATTCTTTCTCACCTTTGGCAAACCGTCATTCCTGAGTACATTAGCCACTCGCTTATTTTACTGATTTGCGTTGGGCTGGGTGTCACTGTGCTAGGCGTCAGTACAGCCTGGTGTATCAGCCAGTATGATTTTCCCGGCTGGCGTTATTTGAGCTGGGGATTGCTGTTGCCACTGGCCATGCCCGCGTACATAACCGCTTACACCTACACTGGCTTGCTTGACTACGCTGGGCCGGTTCAACAGCTCATTCGTCAAGTGTTCAACGTATCCATTGGTGACTACTGGTTTCCAAATATCCGCAGTTTAGGCGGCGCGGTTTTCGTCCTCTGTGTCGTCCTTTACCCTTACGTGTATCTCATTACTCGCGCCGCATTTATGCAGCAGTCAACGGCCGCTTTTGAAAGTGCCAGAACGCTCGGCGCAGGCTCGTTCAAGAGCTTCTGGCGAGTAGCTATGCCGTTGGCTCGCCCGGCTATCGCAACCGGCGTTACTCTGGCATTAATGGAAACACTGGCTGACTACGGCACTATGGAATACTTCGGCGTCACCGTTTTTACCACTGGCATCTTCAGAACCTGGTATGGCATTGGCGACGCTCAGGGCGCATTGCAGTTATCGGCTCTGCTACTGATATTCGTCATTGTATTAATCATGATTGAACGCTACTCGCGCCGCAGAGCCCGTTTTTACCAGCAACGCTCGTCAAACCGCACGCCACAGCGACGCCCACTAAAGGGCTGGCGTGCCGGCCTCGCGTCGTTCATCTGCTGGCTGCCGGTCATTTTAGGTTTTCTTATTCCTGCGTCGCAATTACTGTGGTGGTCTGTTGAAAAGTCGGATATTTGGCTTGAGGCGTCTTTCTGGGTATTAACAGGCAATACACTCTGGTTAGGCCTACTGGCCGCCTGTATTACCGTATTATTGGCCTTGTGGTTGGCTTATGGTCGCCGCCGCCATCCAACTCGTCCATTGCGCGCCGCCATTACACTCGCCGGCATGGGATACGCCATTCCGGGCATTGTTATCGCCGTTGGACTGTTATCGCCACTGGCCTGGTTCGATCATCAAATCATCGCTGCCAGCAAATGGCTATTTGACGTGAATCCCGGGCTGATTTTCTCAGGAACCGTCATTGCTCTGCTATTCGCCTACAGCGTCCGTTTTTTGTCGGTATCGCTGCAAACCGTCAGCTCCGGGCTTGAGCAAATCACACCGCAAATGGACGACAGCGCCCGAACCCTTGGCGCCAGTGGTCGTCGCATTTTATGGAAAGTGCATTTGCCGCTTTTGAAAAGCCCCTTACTGGCTGCGCTCATTCTGGTATTGGTCGACGTCATGAAAGAGCTGCCGGCAACCTTAGTGCTGCGACCCTTCGATTTTAATACTTTGGCCGTTCGAGCCTTTGAAATGGCTTCTGACGAGCGTTTAGCTGACGCCGGCCCTCCGGCATTAATGATAGTTGCGGTTGGGCTTATTCCAGTTATGATGCTGTCCCGGGCGCTGCGCAATAAATCCATTAAGACAGGAGATTAA
- a CDS encoding Fe(3+) ABC transporter substrate-binding protein, whose protein sequence is MRKLNRLLTVIAATSATLVSFTSAAAEVNIYSARKEALIKPVLEQFTEKTGIEVNLLTGKADALLARLGSEGENTPADLFLTVDAGALYRAVEADAFQPLNSKLVEKAVPEHFRSKDNLWFGLSLRARPIFYSPERVNPEKLESYLSLADEQWDDRICIRSSNNLYNQSLVAALIEHHGAEKTEAWAEDFVSNFARKPVGGDRDQIKGVAYGVCDIAVANTYYFGHMLNSDDADEREAAQKVKIFWPAQDAQGAHVNVSGIGITKHAKNVDEAQKLIEFLVSEESQKWYAQANYEYPVRDGVEWSETLQKWGEFKQDDISMDVLGENNGEAVRLMNRAGWR, encoded by the coding sequence ATGCGCAAGTTAAATCGCTTACTCACGGTTATTGCTGCGACTTCTGCGACACTGGTGTCATTCACTAGCGCCGCTGCTGAAGTCAATATTTACTCAGCACGTAAAGAAGCTTTAATTAAACCCGTTTTAGAGCAATTCACCGAAAAAACCGGCATTGAAGTGAATTTGTTAACCGGTAAAGCCGATGCTTTATTGGCTCGTTTAGGCTCTGAGGGTGAAAACACACCTGCTGACTTATTCTTAACGGTTGACGCTGGAGCCTTGTACCGCGCTGTTGAAGCCGATGCATTTCAGCCTCTTAACTCAAAATTAGTGGAAAAAGCAGTGCCGGAGCACTTCCGCTCGAAAGACAACTTATGGTTCGGTTTAAGCCTTCGCGCGCGCCCTATTTTTTATTCGCCAGAGCGTGTTAACCCGGAAAAGCTTGAGTCTTATCTTAGCCTTGCTGACGAACAATGGGACGACCGCATTTGTATTCGCTCGTCCAACAACTTGTATAACCAGTCACTGGTTGCTGCATTGATTGAGCATCACGGCGCAGAAAAAACAGAAGCCTGGGCTGAGGACTTTGTTAGCAACTTTGCCCGCAAACCCGTCGGCGGCGACAGAGATCAAATTAAAGGCGTTGCCTACGGTGTCTGCGATATCGCAGTAGCAAACACTTACTACTTCGGGCATATGCTGAACTCAGACGATGCCGATGAGCGCGAAGCTGCACAAAAAGTGAAAATTTTCTGGCCAGCCCAAGATGCGCAGGGAGCTCACGTTAATGTATCGGGCATCGGTATTACCAAGCACGCAAAAAATGTTGACGAAGCTCAAAAGCTTATCGAGTTTTTGGTCTCTGAAGAATCACAAAAATGGTATGCTCAGGCCAATTATGAATACCCGGTTCGAGACGGTGTTGAGTGGAGCGAAACACTTCAAAAATGGGGTGAATTCAAGCAGGACGACATTTCAATGGACGTTCTGGGTGAGAACAACGGTGAAGCCGTACGTTTAATGAACCGTGCCGGCTGGCGTTAA